Proteins co-encoded in one Euleptes europaea isolate rEulEur1 chromosome 1, rEulEur1.hap1, whole genome shotgun sequence genomic window:
- the LOC130479754 gene encoding zinc finger and SCAN domain-containing protein 20-like encodes METGDRAASERHVHLDGEREPGGKRIKVDPACLVSQAGAVKEFGEGRSLERVKQEPDEEPWQGWEVQRQPLPKVMETPSSEEGRLELPGQQGHAGCSQPPLDASQQLRGREVPQLRFGSIRSPQDTTLAMDKTVKDEFPSEVGREEVIPGEDTVSWNTECQKFREFCYYEAVGPRLTSYRLWTLCRQWLQPEKRTKEQIMEQVILEQFLAILPREMQSWVKQQRPDTCPRAVALAEGFLLLQEQMATGLLQKAAEEPPSDSSQQPLSREIKQEDDSDPTVLEGAGTVNAIKEENLSEEDSLMEAPATAEGSAVGSISSPSKPALFRLPKEELGTSCNPSDGTVRKIKEENLSEEDSLMEAPAAAEGSAQGSISSPSKLALVRLPKEEPGATSPQSDGTVREIKEENLSEAPATAEGIAQWNIAFPSGSAVVGLPKEEPGATCNPDSPSSSNGKTAAVKVEEKPGKSGEPEPPGLELGREEETRGEREEVWTGYGKTFRWKSVLTPCKETVTDWKIYQCCACGKQYDARSMRAHQKMHTGEKLYECIYCGKTFSQRAQFESHEKIHTGVKVQTRENLYICVTCGKSFAYYSTLVAHRRSHGEDDLSTAD; translated from the exons ATGGAGACGGGGGACAGAGCTGCATCTGAACGGCATGTCCACTTGGATGGCGAACGAGAGCCGGGTGGGAAGAGGATCAAAGTGGACCCGGCCTGTCTCGTCTCCCAAGCCGGGGCTGTgaaggagtttggggaagggagatccCTGGAACGTGTGAAACAGGAACCAGACGAAGAGCCGTGGCAGGGGTGGGAAGTGCAGAGGCAGCCGTTACCGAAGGTCATGGAGACCCCCAGCTCAGAAGAGGGACGTTTGGAGCTGCCTGGACAGCAGGGACATGCAGGCTGTTCTCAGCCCCCCCTTGATGCAAGTCAACAGCTTAGAGGACGTGAGGTCCCCCAGCTCCGGTTTGGCTCTATCAGAAGCCCCCAAGACACCACATTGGCCATGGACAAGACAGTGAAGGATGAGTTCCCCAGTGAGGTAGGACGTGAGGAAGTGATCCCGGGTGAGGACACCGTCAGTTGGAACACGGAGTGCCAAAAATTCCGGGAGTTCTGCTACTACGAGGCCGTGGGACCCAGGCTGACTTCCTACCGACTCTGGACACTTTGCCGCCAGTGGCTGCAGCCCGAGAAACGCACCAAGGAGCAGATCATGGAGcaggtgatcctggagcagttcctggccatccTGCCCCGGGAAATGCAGAGCTGGGTGAAGCAGCAGCGGCCGGACACCTGTCCTCGGGCAGTGGCCCTCGCGGAGGGGTTTCTGCTCCTCCAGGAGCAAATG GCGACGGGACTGCTCCAGAAAGCGGCAGAGGAGCCTCCGTCAGACTCCAGCCAGCAGCCGCTGTCCAGAGAGATCAAGCAGGAGGATGACAGTGATCCCACCGTGCTGG aag GCGCTGGAACTGTGAATGCGATCAAAGAGGAGAATTTAAGCGAGGAAGACTCTCTCATGGAAGCGCCCGCGACTGCAGAAGGAAGCGCCGTGGGGAGTATTTCTTCTCCAAGCAAGCCTGCGTTGTTCCGACTTCCAAAAGAAGAACTTGGAACCAGCTGTAATCCAA GTGATGGGACCGTGAGGAAGATCAAAGAGGAGAATCTAAGTGAGGAAGACTCGCTCATGGAAGcgcctgcagctgcagaaggaagTGCCCAGGGGAGTATCTCCTCTCCAAGCAAGTTGGCACTAGTCAGACTTCCAAAAGAAGAACCAGGAGCAACCTCCCCGCAAA GTGATGGGACCGTCAGGGAAATCAAAGAAGAGAATCTGAGTGAAGCTCCTGCGACAGCAGAAGGAATAGCCCAGTGGAATATTGCCTTTCCAAGCGGGTCTGCAGTAGTTGGACTCCCAAAAGAAGAACCAGGAGCAACCTGTAATCCAG ATTCTCCCTCCTCTTCAAATGGCAAGACAGCGGCTGTGAAGGTGGAAGAGAAGCCGGGGAAGTCTGGAGAACCGGAACCGCCGGGGCTGGAGCTGGGTAGAGAGGAAGAGACcagaggggaaagagaagaagtcTGGACCGGCTACGGGAAAACCTTCCGCTGGAAATCCGTCCTGACGCCGTGCAAAGAAACCGTTACGGACTGGAAGATCTACCAGTGCTGCGCTTGTGGCAAACAGTACGACGCGAGGTCCATGCGTGCTCAtcagaagatgcacacaggagagaagctgtACGAGTGCATCTACTGCGGGAAGACCTTCAGCCAGCGTGCACAGTTTGAAAGCCACGAGAAGATCCACACGGGAGTGAAGGTCCAGACGAGAGAGAACCTGTACATTTGCGTGACCTGCGGGAAGAGCTTCGCTTACTACTCGACCCTGGTGGCCCACAGAAGGAGCCACGGGGAAGACGATTTGTCCACAGCAGATTGA